The following coding sequences are from one Candidatus Poribacteria bacterium window:
- a CDS encoding methyltransferase domain-containing protein: MTKWHRSYIQNAYRELEHGITQQQLDALGINANGKRVLDVGCGPGNLLVVLSADTPELLVGVDVDTIFLKVGRSEIEKLIEKSTITPALLRAALPTLPFADASFDLVTCFLVMPHVPDDRAALTELARVLKPGGVLAISGHGLGFPLRYLKRFRLKPLQMYLASLIYRCTGKKLVRNTLQNDKKMCDILKSIGVVPEMQHYNRKVLGCVATYWIKAIKSEVSPKATQ; this comes from the coding sequence ACCGCGAATTAGAACACGGCATCACGCAACAGCAGCTTGATGCTTTGGGTATCAATGCTAACGGCAAAAGGGTGTTGGACGTTGGATGCGGACCGGGGAACCTGCTTGTTGTGCTCTCCGCTGATACTCCAGAACTCCTTGTTGGCGTTGATGTAGATACGATCTTTTTGAAGGTGGGACGCTCTGAAATTGAGAAGTTGATTGAAAAGTCCACTATAACCCCTGCTTTGCTACGTGCTGCACTCCCGACGCTCCCCTTTGCAGATGCGTCTTTTGATCTCGTAACCTGCTTCCTCGTCATGCCACATGTCCCCGATGACAGAGCGGCTTTGACTGAACTCGCGCGGGTCTTGAAACCAGGTGGGGTGCTTGCTATTTCTGGACACGGCTTAGGATTTCCGCTTCGCTATCTCAAACGCTTCAGGCTGAAACCCTTGCAGATGTATCTCGCCAGTCTGATTTATAGATGCACTGGGAAAAAATTGGTCCGGAACACGCTGCAGAATGATAAAAAAATGTGCGACATCTTAAAGAGTATCGGTGTGGTCCCAGAAATGCAGCACTACAACAGAAAAGTGCTTGGATGCGTCGCGACTTACTGGATTAAGGCGATTAAAAGCGAAGTGAGTCCTAAAGCCACGCAGTAG